Proteins encoded by one window of Bacillus sp. DTU_2020_1000418_1_SI_GHA_SEK_038:
- a CDS encoding spore germination protein, with amino-acid sequence MASIFGEIQIHKVTGGIVNFGNTMSISPKSAVKDPSGGGSKNVGGWVMTSTGISCTNYIDPDVSDQKLDEGLEEESLFP; translated from the coding sequence ATGGCATCAATTTTCGGAGAAATTCAGATACACAAAGTAACGGGAGGCATTGTTAATTTCGGTAATACAATGTCTATCTCACCTAAATCTGCTGTAAAAGATCCATCTGGAGGCGGGTCAAAAAATGTTGGAGGATGGGTCATGACATCAACTGGTATTTCATGCACAAATTATATAGACCCTGATGTCAGTGATCAGAAATTAGATGAAGGTCTTGAAGAAGAAAGCTTAT
- a CDS encoding CapA family protein: protein MTIKPLTYKVSKNLTKELSIFLGGDTMLGDAAQKILDREGYVYPFKYLDRIYKSADVRSFNLETPISKHAKRLEVEKEYIYNMPPQVLDVFKQKGFNVFYLANNHMTDFGHEGLLETISHINNNSMLAIGTGRNKEEARRALVIRKGNVKVALVNYMSFRKSYHEKYQHFASTNHSGVAALSRKAVSDDIKALRNIGINTIVVSIHWGNNYEPVSEEQLKQAKMIVKAGADIIVGHGSHQYQPISILDGVPVFYSVGNFIFNTPGRSSLTYGFPITLHFNESGLIRADIWPLHTNNKVVKFQPRHLSGKEAYEAIHELYTNSKLDGLKKEIDMDKGVLFF, encoded by the coding sequence TTGACGATAAAACCATTGACATACAAAGTTTCTAAAAACCTCACGAAGGAGCTAAGTATCTTTTTAGGCGGAGATACGATGTTAGGTGATGCGGCACAAAAAATATTAGACAGGGAAGGGTATGTCTACCCCTTTAAATACCTGGATCGAATATATAAATCAGCGGATGTACGGTCATTTAATCTTGAGACTCCAATCAGCAAACATGCAAAAAGGCTCGAAGTGGAAAAAGAATATATTTATAACATGCCCCCTCAAGTGCTTGATGTATTTAAACAAAAGGGGTTCAACGTTTTTTATTTAGCTAATAATCATATGACTGATTTCGGACATGAAGGCTTATTGGAAACAATTTCGCATATAAATAATAATTCAATGCTAGCGATCGGTACCGGAAGGAATAAAGAAGAAGCAAGAAGAGCACTCGTCATTAGGAAAGGAAATGTTAAGGTCGCACTAGTAAATTACATGAGCTTCAGGAAAAGCTATCACGAGAAATATCAACACTTTGCGTCTACTAATCATAGTGGTGTAGCGGCTTTGTCTCGAAAAGCAGTATCCGATGATATTAAGGCCTTAAGAAATATAGGGATAAACACGATTGTTGTGTCCATTCATTGGGGAAATAATTATGAACCCGTATCAGAAGAGCAATTAAAACAGGCAAAAATGATTGTGAAAGCCGGTGCTGACATTATCGTTGGACATGGATCACACCAGTATCAGCCAATAAGCATATTGGATGGAGTCCCCGTTTTTTACAGTGTTGGAAATTTTATTTTCAATACACCTGGTCGATCCTCTCTCACCTATGGATTTCCCATTACTTTACACTTTAACGAAAGTGGATTAATAAGGGCTGATATTTGGCCACTCCATACAAATAATAAAGTCGTTAAGTTCCAACCTCGGCATTTATCTGGTAAAGAAGCGTATGAGGCCATTCATGAGTTATATACAAACTCCAAATTAGATGGATTGAAAAAAGAAATCGATATGGATAAAGGTGTTTTATTTTTTTAA
- a CDS encoding beta-carotene 15,15'-monooxygenase, with the protein MVVLGSLLDLAIISPLLVLAINKKKGSFVKRFIILMAGGLILAKFLIPMKYFEPFIWISYIGFGVEGLLILVELSLLFMLVRYMPDIIQKVRNSDETLLFSFPAVREKVRSHPIVKVFSSELLIFYYAFASWRKSPPKGKGFFTLHTKSSLLAFHIMLIHAIVIETLGLHWWLHDKSIVLSIVLLILNIYSIIFFLGEIQAVRLNPVNLTDNRLYLSLGSAKKMVVSLDDIAAVTTDQQVLEQKINSKTTIDFIARDFEEVHPHMILELKKPCRATLILGIEKSFTKVAIRLDDPIKFHQELKKRINM; encoded by the coding sequence ATGGTTGTTCTAGGGTCTCTGCTAGATTTAGCAATTATTTCACCATTATTAGTATTAGCCATAAATAAGAAAAAGGGTTCCTTCGTTAAGCGTTTTATTATTTTGATGGCAGGTGGACTAATACTAGCCAAATTCTTAATCCCCATGAAATATTTTGAACCATTTATCTGGATCTCCTATATTGGTTTTGGGGTTGAGGGACTATTGATTCTGGTAGAATTGTCGTTGCTTTTTATGCTAGTTCGATATATGCCTGACATCATTCAAAAAGTGCGCAACAGTGATGAAACACTATTATTCTCCTTTCCTGCTGTGAGGGAAAAAGTACGAAGTCATCCCATTGTAAAAGTTTTTTCCTCTGAATTACTTATTTTTTACTATGCCTTTGCGTCATGGAGGAAAAGTCCCCCGAAAGGAAAGGGATTTTTCACTCTACATACAAAATCTAGCTTACTGGCATTTCATATTATGTTGATTCATGCGATTGTGATTGAAACACTGGGACTTCATTGGTGGCTGCACGATAAGTCCATCGTTTTGTCGATTGTTCTCCTTATCTTAAATATATATTCAATTATATTTTTTCTTGGCGAAATTCAGGCTGTCCGTCTAAACCCAGTCAATTTAACAGATAATCGGTTATACTTATCCCTTGGCTCAGCAAAGAAAATGGTCGTTTCACTTGATGATATTGCTGCTGTTACAACGGACCAACAAGTATTAGAACAAAAAATAAATAGTAAAACAACAATTGATTTTATTGCACGGGATTTTGAAGAGGTTCATCCCCATATGATCCTAGAATTAAAGAAACCTTGCCGTGCGACACTCATTCTAGGAATAGAAAAGTCATTTACTAAAGTGGCTATCCGCTTGGACGATCCGATAAAATTTCATCAAGAGTTGAAAAAGCGAATCAATATGTAA
- a CDS encoding endonuclease I family protein has translation MKNKESHKNADFNAALLELEFNKKRFKNGKEYYDEEQDQKEIKDYYHQIDFNEVDKKELYKKLNQLITSTHENQLPYNAKTRNYLYSRIDLHIDGKLKSIYSGKERDPEQVIKDDYEAERKRIEAYAKLQKSGSKTDYEIQMAMASIESENMYNCEHAVPQSWFDKDNPMRGDLHHLFTCEIDCNSLRSNHPYFDFVDYSPQMETEAIRAQCGKYEEGKFEPESGKGEAARATLYFLLRYPGEISRYSSKDIEMLLKWHREYKISIYEKHRNKEIFHIQKNRNPLIDFPQYADIIDFTLGLSL, from the coding sequence ATGAAAAATAAAGAATCACATAAAAATGCAGACTTTAATGCGGCATTGTTGGAGCTGGAGTTTAACAAAAAGAGGTTTAAAAATGGAAAAGAGTATTATGATGAAGAACAGGATCAAAAGGAAATCAAAGATTATTATCATCAAATTGATTTTAATGAAGTGGACAAAAAAGAGTTATATAAGAAACTTAATCAGCTAATTACGAGTACACATGAAAATCAGCTGCCTTATAACGCTAAAACCCGGAATTATCTCTATTCAAGAATTGACCTCCATATAGACGGGAAGTTGAAGAGCATCTATTCCGGAAAAGAAAGAGATCCTGAACAAGTCATAAAAGATGATTATGAGGCAGAAAGAAAAAGAATAGAAGCCTATGCCAAGTTGCAAAAAAGCGGCTCGAAAACCGATTATGAAATACAGATGGCGATGGCGTCCATTGAAAGTGAAAATATGTATAATTGTGAACATGCCGTTCCTCAGTCATGGTTTGATAAGGATAATCCAATGAGAGGAGATTTACATCATCTTTTTACGTGTGAAATAGATTGCAATTCATTAAGGTCCAATCATCCTTATTTTGATTTTGTGGACTATTCTCCTCAAATGGAGACGGAAGCGATCAGAGCACAGTGCGGGAAATATGAAGAGGGTAAGTTTGAACCTGAAAGCGGAAAAGGTGAGGCTGCCAGGGCAACATTGTATTTTTTGTTAAGATATCCAGGAGAAATTAGCCGATATAGCAGTAAGGACATTGAGATGCTGCTAAAATGGCATCGTGAATATAAAATATCCATTTATGAAAAACATCGCAACAAAGAGATCTTCCATATTCAAAAGAACAGAAATCCTCTAATTGATTTTCCTCAATATGCCGACATAATCGATTTTACGTTAGGTTTATCATTGTGA
- a CDS encoding DUF4179 domain-containing protein — protein sequence MFEKEEKELEKSRDFYNEIVFSDDRADSAILEGMKRGKELKIKKRKLRPLKILLTASMIIISFFTTVNVSETMATYMKNIPGMDKVIEFVRYDKGLLAAAENDYIQKVNATVEHAGIHLTIDSVIHDEKGLILFYNYHAENEDLHVVADNFKLLNHKGEELPIQTYGEWWTIDKNSLLELRMVLNEQKQLPKDLIFSAQFSIDRVAQKDVWEIPLHLDESKFVEKKVFDLNETVVIEGQEITIKEVAVYPSQTDVHVSINPQNSKQIFGFNDLRLIDETGEVWGLSVKGNYPINEDEYIIHLQSNYFSNPKKLNLQFSSLRALDKDELWLEIDPVNKKILKSPKDGKFTEIEAWGDIIQLKLETKTDSNVDLIFTHAIDKNGNIIGENEGVSRSPDKDFIIYQIPYPSEIVPPGPIKLKLIDYPATIDKKVNIKIK from the coding sequence ATGTTTGAAAAAGAAGAAAAAGAATTGGAGAAATCAAGAGATTTTTATAATGAGATTGTTTTTTCTGATGATCGGGCTGATTCGGCAATCTTAGAAGGCATGAAACGCGGAAAAGAACTAAAAATAAAAAAGAGAAAATTACGCCCGTTGAAAATTCTTTTAACGGCAAGCATGATCATTATTTCCTTTTTCACAACAGTGAATGTTTCCGAAACAATGGCTACTTATATGAAAAATATTCCAGGAATGGACAAGGTTATAGAATTTGTCCGCTATGACAAAGGGCTGTTGGCAGCGGCAGAAAATGATTACATACAAAAAGTGAATGCTACTGTCGAACACGCCGGTATACACCTAACGATAGATTCTGTCATCCATGATGAAAAAGGATTAATTTTGTTTTATAACTATCATGCTGAAAATGAAGATCTTCATGTCGTGGCAGATAATTTTAAACTCTTAAATCATAAAGGCGAAGAGCTTCCCATTCAAACATATGGAGAATGGTGGACAATAGATAAAAATTCGCTTTTAGAATTAAGGATGGTCCTTAATGAGCAAAAACAGCTTCCGAAGGATCTTATTTTTTCAGCCCAATTTAGTATTGATAGGGTAGCCCAGAAAGATGTTTGGGAAATTCCGTTGCATTTAGATGAAAGCAAGTTTGTAGAAAAGAAAGTGTTTGATCTGAATGAGACAGTAGTAATTGAAGGTCAAGAGATTACAATTAAAGAGGTCGCAGTTTATCCATCACAGACAGATGTACATGTTTCAATTAATCCACAAAATAGTAAGCAAATTTTCGGTTTTAATGATCTTCGGTTAATTGACGAAACGGGAGAGGTTTGGGGTTTAAGTGTAAAAGGAAATTATCCTATTAATGAAGACGAATACATCATACATTTGCAAAGTAACTACTTCTCCAACCCGAAAAAGTTAAATTTGCAATTCAGTTCTCTTCGGGCACTTGATAAAGATGAACTATGGCTCGAAATCGATCCAGTTAACAAAAAAATCCTTAAGTCACCTAAAGACGGGAAATTTACAGAGATCGAAGCATGGGGAGATATAATTCAATTAAAGTTAGAAACCAAAACTGACTCCAATGTCGATTTAATATTCACACATGCTATCGATAAGAATGGTAATATTATTGGTGAAAATGAAGGAGTATCTAGATCACCTGATAAAGATTTTATTATATATCAAATTCCATATCCTTCTGAAATTGTACCACCTGGACCAATCAAATTAAAACTTATAGACTATCCGGCAACTATTGATAAGAAAGTGAATATAAAAATCAAATAA